In the genome of Pontibacillus halophilus JSM 076056 = DSM 19796, one region contains:
- a CDS encoding NAD(P)H-dependent flavin oxidoreductase — MRVQTRVTELLGIEYPILQGGLAHLAYSELASAVSNAGGLGQITAMSLEEPKRLREEILALQKKTTKPFGVNFAIGQHGRRYEEFLEVALEEQVPVLTITGGNPKPLLQAVEGKGIVTLVLVASVRQAIKAEELGADAVMVVGHEGGGHLGRDDVGTMVLTPSVVDRVDIPVIASGGISDGRGFMAALALGAEGIEMGTRFIATKECVHAHERYKQDLLASDSTSTTVIKRSLGTPARALSNTWTERILQLEKDEPGFSVLQSYIDGQANKRYIYDGDEQNGFGWAGQVAGRIHDVPSVQMLFSRIIEEASSIREKWGM, encoded by the coding sequence ATGCGTGTACAGACGAGAGTTACGGAACTATTAGGGATTGAATATCCAATCCTTCAAGGGGGATTAGCTCATCTGGCTTACTCTGAACTAGCTTCTGCTGTCAGTAATGCAGGAGGATTAGGGCAAATTACAGCGATGAGCTTAGAAGAACCGAAACGATTACGAGAAGAGATTCTAGCGTTACAGAAGAAGACGACGAAACCGTTTGGTGTGAATTTCGCTATTGGTCAGCATGGGAGGCGTTATGAGGAGTTTTTAGAAGTCGCTTTAGAAGAACAAGTTCCGGTATTAACGATAACAGGCGGCAATCCAAAACCCCTTCTACAAGCCGTGGAAGGTAAGGGGATTGTCACGCTTGTGTTAGTAGCTTCTGTACGACAAGCAATCAAGGCGGAGGAGCTAGGTGCGGATGCGGTCATGGTCGTTGGGCATGAGGGGGGAGGTCACCTTGGCAGAGATGATGTGGGGACGATGGTCCTTACGCCTTCAGTGGTTGATAGAGTGGATATCCCTGTAATCGCATCTGGTGGGATATCAGATGGAAGGGGGTTCATGGCAGCTCTTGCCCTTGGCGCGGAGGGGATTGAAATGGGGACGAGGTTTATTGCGACTAAGGAATGTGTACACGCCCACGAGCGCTATAAACAAGATTTACTTGCTAGTGATAGCACATCAACGACGGTTATTAAACGAAGCCTAGGTACTCCAGCAAGAGCATTGAGCAACACATGGACAGAACGCATCTTACAGCTTGAAAAAGACGAACCTGGTTTCTCTGTGTTACAATCGTATATCGATGGACAAGCGAACAAACGCTATATTTATGATGGAGATGAGCAGAATGGGTTTGGCTGGGCTGGCCAAGTTGCAGGGCGGATCCATGATGTGCCCTCGGTCCAGATGCTTTTCTCACGTATCATTGAAGAAGCCTCATCCATTAGAGAGAAATGGGGCATGTAG